GGAACGTACTTTCGGCCACCCACTGTCGGCTTTTCACGATGACACCCAGGCCCGATCCAGCCCCGTTGGAGGGGATCGAACAATTGTATGCCGAGTATCGCCCCGGCTACACCAGGGACGTGTACACCTACCTCACTGCCCGGTTGAACTCGATGACACAGCTCGCGTCCTCGACCTGGGGAGTGGTACTGGTCAGATCGCTGTTCCGATGGCACAGTATGTCGACTGCGTGGTCGCGATGGACCCCATCGAGGCGATGATCGAAGAAGGGCGTCGTCGCGCTGGGAACGTCCCCGTCACGAACGTCGAGTGGATGTGCGGTTCGGACGCAGATGTCGAAGCCAAACTCGGGCCGATCCATCTGACCACGATCGGCCGGGCGTTCCACTGGATGGATCAAGCGGAGACTCTCGAACGCCTCCGAGGTGTCACTGAAA
The Halapricum salinum genome window above contains:
- a CDS encoding class I SAM-dependent methyltransferase produces the protein MLRHVGSVLELRTHRPERTFGHPLSAFHDDTQARSSPVGGDRTIVCRVSPRLHQGRVHLPHCPVELDDTARVLDLGSGTGQIAVPMAQYVDCVVAMDPIEAMIEEGRRRAGNVPVTNVEWMCGSDADVEAKLGPIHLTTIGRAFHWMDQAETLERLRGVTENGGSVAILDDPEWLTQGQVLPQSAVYNVARGIFSKIFPDGTTSQKSNTRIRGTNY